Proteins encoded together in one Candidatus Methylomirabilis limnetica window:
- a CDS encoding aspartate-semialdehyde dehydrogenase, protein MANRTYTVAVAGATGAVGETMLRLLEERNFPVRRLKLLASERSTGKSLTFKGEEIKVERLDDGSFQGIDIALFSAGATRSQEFAPAAVKAGAVVIDNSSAFRMQSDVPLVIPEINPDAIAGYQARGIIANPNCTTIVMLMPLKPLHDYGRVRRVIVSSYQAVSGAGAKGIEELRRQTLAWARGEPIEVSAFPQQIAFNLIPHIDTFQPNGYTKEELKLVFETRKILGDESIGVSPTTVRVPVFTAHSVSMNVETERKIGVDRAKELLSKMPGLVVIDEPEAGRYPMPIFAAGKDDCFVGRIREDLTNDHALNLWVVGDQLRKGAALNAIQIAELLVDRYL, encoded by the coding sequence ATGGCGAACAGAACATACACGGTAGCGGTCGCCGGAGCCACCGGCGCGGTCGGAGAGACAATGCTTCGACTGCTCGAAGAGCGGAACTTTCCCGTCCGACGACTGAAGCTCCTGGCCTCCGAGCGCTCAACCGGGAAGAGCCTCACCTTCAAAGGGGAGGAGATCAAGGTCGAGCGGCTGGACGATGGCTCGTTCCAGGGGATTGATATCGCCCTCTTTTCGGCCGGCGCCACCCGCAGTCAGGAGTTCGCCCCGGCGGCTGTCAAGGCGGGCGCGGTCGTCATCGATAACAGCTCCGCGTTCCGGATGCAGTCCGATGTCCCGCTCGTCATTCCGGAGATCAACCCGGACGCGATTGCCGGGTATCAGGCTCGTGGCATCATCGCCAACCCCAACTGCACCACGATCGTCATGCTCATGCCGCTCAAGCCGCTGCACGACTATGGCCGGGTCAGGCGTGTCATCGTTTCGAGCTACCAGGCAGTGTCCGGTGCGGGGGCGAAGGGGATCGAGGAGTTGAGACGGCAGACGTTAGCCTGGGCCAGGGGCGAGCCGATCGAGGTCAGCGCCTTCCCCCAGCAGATTGCGTTCAACCTCATTCCTCACATTGACACGTTCCAGCCGAATGGCTACACGAAAGAGGAACTGAAGCTTGTCTTTGAGACCCGGAAGATCCTGGGAGACGAATCGATCGGGGTCTCTCCCACTACCGTACGCGTCCCCGTCTTTACAGCCCATTCAGTTTCCATGAACGTCGAGACGGAACGAAAGATTGGGGTAGATAGGGCAAAGGAGTTACTCTCGAAGATGCCGGGACTTGTTGTGATCGATGAGCCAGAAGCAGGCCGCTACCCGATGCCGATCTTCGCGGCCGGCAAGGACGACTGCTTTGTCGGTAGGATCAGAGAAGATCTTACGAATGATCATGCCCTCAACCTCTGGGTGGTGGGAGACCAGCTTCGAAAGGGGGCGGCCCTGAACGCCATTCAGATCGCTGAGCTGTTAGTGGACCGCTATCTTTGA
- the truA gene encoding tRNA pseudouridine(38-40) synthase TruA, with the protein MPTFKLTIEYDGTDYHGWQVQPGMTTIQGTLQKAVKRIVGKGVHVMGAGRTDSGVHALGQVASLRAEFSHPPDILRRALTSVLPPDIVVTAVEEMDNDFHAQLWAKWKRYRYTILTRPYPSALERRYTLFVPYPLKIDAMADAAKTLIGTHDFSAFQAAGSSVKSSIRTVLVAELRQEGDHLLLEIVASGFLRHMIRIIMGTLLDVGRGRLRPEDLKAILEGKDRNNASKTISPHALCLLEVGYQPFTPHASRPHVLSQEVCFP; encoded by the coding sequence ATGCCTACCTTCAAATTGACGATCGAATACGATGGGACAGACTATCATGGCTGGCAAGTTCAGCCTGGAATGACCACCATTCAAGGAACGCTACAGAAAGCGGTCAAGCGGATTGTCGGGAAGGGCGTCCACGTCATGGGTGCAGGCAGAACCGATTCCGGCGTCCACGCCCTCGGTCAGGTCGCCAGTCTTCGAGCTGAATTCAGCCATCCACCAGACATTCTCCGGCGAGCCCTGACCAGTGTTCTGCCGCCCGATATCGTCGTGACGGCGGTGGAGGAGATGGACAACGACTTTCACGCTCAGCTCTGGGCGAAGTGGAAGCGGTACCGGTATACCATCCTTACGCGCCCATACCCATCCGCCCTCGAGCGTCGATACACCTTATTTGTCCCTTACCCACTCAAGATAGATGCCATGGCTGATGCCGCGAAGACCCTGATCGGTACCCACGATTTCAGCGCCTTTCAAGCGGCTGGTAGTTCCGTAAAATCTTCGATCCGAACGGTATTGGTAGCTGAGTTACGGCAGGAGGGGGATCACCTGTTGCTTGAGATCGTGGCGAGCGGGTTTCTCCGCCACATGATTCGGATCATCATGGGGACTCTGCTGGACGTTGGGAGGGGAAGATTACGGCCTGAAGATCTTAAAGCGATACTTGAAGGAAAAGATCGCAACAATGCATCTAAGACTATTTCTCCACATGCACTATGTTTGCTCGAAGTGGGCTACCAGCCGTTCACGCCTCACGCCTCACGCCCTCACGTCCTTTCGCAGGAGGTTTGCTTCCCATGA
- a CDS encoding multicopper oxidase family protein, whose product MSEATDLSRRRLLQYLGLTAVATAVVPEWLFAADEQGSQERSGQSEPDIEVGITAQPAESPILPGRPTKVWKFSGELVKGPPGTVEDIPDSYLGPILRLRQGQKVRIRFHNKLPEPCVIHQHGLHVPEKADGHPRHQIGSGQTSVYEFTVLDRAGTYWFHPHTHHRTAEQAYYGLSGLILVTDAEEQSLDLPRDEHDIPLVIQDRSFDDHNQLRYIGHMHDRFRGFLGDRVLVNGKPDFVLPVATRVYRLRILNGSNSRIYKLAWNDGSPLTVIGTDGGLLESPEVRNYLMLAPGERVDLWADLRGRKLGDEITLRSAAFSGVMPMMGMGGGMMGMGRGMRGGMMGGMGAALPHGAEFSILTARIVREERDQRVLPRRLSQIQRYRPQDAANAQKPKSIHLSMRGMSPRLNGRSFEMTRVAEEEIIPLNTMQLLEFVNRDHRAHGMMMAHPMHIHGQQFQVLKREMAPGFERHYSSVSQGFVDNGWKDTVLVMPGEKVTILKRFDHFTGLYLYHCHNLEHEDLDMMRNFLVQA is encoded by the coding sequence ATGAGTGAAGCTACTGATCTCTCCAGGAGAAGGCTATTGCAATACCTCGGTCTCACCGCAGTGGCTACGGCAGTAGTGCCGGAGTGGTTATTTGCGGCGGACGAACAGGGTTCCCAGGAACGCTCGGGTCAGTCGGAGCCGGATATCGAGGTCGGAATAACAGCCCAGCCAGCAGAGAGTCCGATCCTACCGGGTCGTCCGACAAAGGTATGGAAGTTCTCGGGGGAGTTGGTCAAGGGGCCGCCCGGCACCGTGGAGGATATCCCGGATAGCTATCTCGGCCCCATACTACGGTTGCGCCAGGGGCAAAAGGTCCGCATCCGTTTCCACAACAAACTGCCAGAACCCTGCGTGATCCATCAACATGGCCTGCATGTGCCTGAGAAGGCGGACGGCCACCCTCGGCATCAGATAGGCAGCGGTCAGACCTCTGTGTATGAATTCACGGTCCTCGATCGAGCCGGCACCTATTGGTTCCACCCGCACACCCACCATCGGACCGCTGAGCAGGCCTACTACGGTCTGTCGGGTTTGATCCTCGTGACTGATGCTGAGGAGCAGTCACTGGATCTGCCGCGCGATGAGCATGATATTCCATTGGTCATTCAGGATCGCAGCTTTGATGACCACAACCAACTGCGCTATATCGGACATATGCATGATCGGTTCAGGGGGTTCTTGGGCGATCGGGTGCTGGTCAACGGCAAACCGGATTTTGTCCTCCCGGTGGCTACCCGAGTCTACCGCCTTCGGATCCTCAACGGATCGAATTCCCGCATCTACAAGTTGGCCTGGAACGATGGGAGCCCGTTGACCGTGATCGGCACTGATGGGGGGCTTCTGGAAAGCCCGGAGGTCCGCAACTATCTGATGCTGGCCCCCGGTGAACGAGTAGACCTTTGGGCAGACCTTCGCGGCCGAAAGCTCGGTGACGAAATTACGCTGCGCAGCGCTGCCTTCTCTGGTGTGATGCCCATGATGGGCATGGGCGGCGGCATGATGGGGATGGGGCGCGGCATGCGAGGCGGGATGATGGGCGGGATGGGCGCCGCACTGCCTCACGGGGCGGAGTTCTCTATCCTGACAGCTCGCATTGTACGGGAGGAACGTGATCAGCGTGTCCTCCCGCGCCGCTTATCGCAGATTCAGCGGTACCGGCCGCAAGATGCTGCCAATGCCCAGAAGCCCAAGTCCATTCATCTGTCCATGAGGGGTATGTCGCCACGACTGAACGGCCGCTCGTTTGAAATGACCAGGGTAGCTGAAGAGGAGATCATCCCGCTGAATACCATGCAGCTACTGGAATTCGTGAATCGGGACCACCGTGCCCACGGGATGATGATGGCCCACCCGATGCATATCCATGGTCAGCAGTTTCAGGTGCTCAAGCGAGAGATGGCCCCCGGATTTGAACGACATTACTCTTCGGTCAGTCAAGGGTTCGTAGATAATGGTTGGAAGGACACGGTGCTTGTGATGCCGGGGGAAAAGGTCACGATCCTCAAACGCTTTGACCATTTCACGGGCCTGTATCTTTATCACTGTCACAATCTCGAGCACGAGGACCTGGACATGATGCGAAACTTTCTGGTCCAGGCTTAG
- a CDS encoding thioredoxin domain-containing protein, whose translation MLLVGKSRSEGRAIAIGVAFLLWAVLFEQSAFGGGPPAKSVDPGVAAKVGDQIVTLDELEKALAPQLAKLQDQKFQLMASKLEELIAGRLLALEAKRRAITVEELLKAEVTSKAPGVTDTEVTAFITQNKARLQGQEAEIRPKVREHLVGQKLQETRSTYLAGLLQRAKVERFLEEPEPIRIPVSAEGAFAQGPKDAPITIVEFSDFQCPYCSRVIATLKEVVRLYPKQVRLAFRDFPIAGLHPKALKAAEAARCAGEKGKFWEYHDLLFESQAQATPADFKRFAEQLKLDANSFATCLDSGRHAAAVAADVQEGTRLGITGTPTLFINGRFVVGALPLEAFQGIIDRELRRSSK comes from the coding sequence ATGCTGTTAGTGGGAAAGAGCAGATCTGAAGGCCGGGCCATTGCGATCGGCGTAGCCTTTCTCTTATGGGCAGTTCTATTTGAGCAGTCTGCGTTTGGTGGGGGGCCGCCAGCCAAATCGGTAGATCCGGGAGTGGCTGCAAAGGTGGGTGACCAGATAGTCACGCTAGATGAGCTCGAGAAGGCGCTGGCCCCGCAGCTTGCCAAGCTGCAAGATCAGAAATTCCAGCTCATGGCGTCGAAGCTGGAGGAACTGATCGCGGGGCGCCTTCTGGCACTCGAGGCTAAGCGGCGCGCGATCACGGTTGAGGAGCTATTGAAGGCCGAGGTTACTTCGAAGGCGCCTGGGGTCACTGACACAGAGGTCACGGCATTCATAACGCAGAATAAGGCGCGGCTTCAGGGGCAGGAAGCCGAGATTCGCCCTAAGGTTCGCGAGCACCTGGTGGGTCAGAAACTACAAGAGACGCGCAGTACCTATCTGGCCGGCCTCCTGCAACGCGCCAAGGTTGAGCGCTTCCTGGAGGAACCAGAGCCGATTCGGATCCCGGTGAGTGCGGAAGGGGCCTTTGCTCAAGGCCCAAAGGATGCGCCAATCACCATCGTTGAGTTCTCCGACTTTCAATGTCCGTACTGCAGTCGGGTCATCGCGACACTGAAAGAGGTGGTGCGGCTCTATCCTAAGCAAGTACGGTTAGCGTTCCGGGATTTCCCGATCGCCGGTCTTCATCCTAAGGCATTGAAGGCGGCTGAGGCGGCGCGATGCGCTGGCGAGAAGGGAAAGTTCTGGGAATACCACGACCTCCTCTTTGAGTCTCAGGCTCAAGCGACGCCCGCAGACTTCAAACGATTCGCTGAGCAGTTGAAGCTCGATGCCAACAGCTTCGCTACGTGCCTGGACAGTGGAAGGCACGCAGCAGCGGTCGCCGCTGATGTCCAGGAAGGGACGCGCCTCGGTATCACCGGGACCCCGACCCTTTTTATCAACGGGCGGTTTGTCGTTGGCGCCCTGCCATTGGAGGCCTTTCAGGGGATCATTGATCGCGAGCTTCGCCGCTCCTCGAAATAA
- a CDS encoding ester cyclase — MSTEENKRLVRRLYEETDKQNFAAMDEFFSADLIDHDPPPIPNLQPGLEGIKQAFRVFATAFPDGTHVIHDLIAEGDRVVIRVSGIGTHQGEFKGIKPTGKPVEMTGIAIYRIDGGKIVERWAQHNFLGFVMQQLGVISAHGHESSPPS; from the coding sequence ATGTCGACCGAAGAGAACAAACGTTTGGTGCGTCGTCTCTACGAGGAAACCGATAAGCAGAATTTCGCGGCGATGGATGAGTTCTTCTCCGCCGATCTGATCGATCACGACCCACCGCCGATCCCTAATCTTCAGCCCGGGCTTGAAGGGATCAAGCAGGCGTTCAGGGTGTTCGCGACCGCGTTCCCAGACGGCACCCATGTCATCCACGATCTGATTGCCGAGGGAGACCGGGTGGTGATCCGAGTGAGCGGAATCGGAACGCATCAAGGCGAATTCAAGGGTATCAAGCCAACTGGGAAGCCGGTCGAGATGACTGGCATTGCCATCTACCGTATCGATGGAGGGAAGATCGTGGAGCGATGGGCGCAGCACAACTTCCTTGGGTTCGTCATGCAGCAATTGGGGGTGATCTCCGCTCACGGGCATGAGTCCTCACCCCCATCCTGA
- a CDS encoding sigma-54-dependent transcriptional regulator codes for MIPSHSKILIVDDDPDIREVVRDRLKAMGFEVVEAEDGVQALTRLRENSLTITLLDLMMPKKSGLEVLKAIRDEGIETTTIVMTSYGTIDKAVEAMRAGAYDFLTKPFSPGHLEVVIGKALEREALKRDNLLLSGEVRGQDRPIIGHSPSILNAIEAAKRAAARSSTILLQGETGTGKEVFARAIHQWSQRRDQPFVVVNCVAVSEDLLESDLFGHERGAFTGAHQRKRGKLELADGGTAFLDEIGDLKPHLQAKLLRVLQEHEFERVGGTRPIRVDLRFVAATNRRMDKAIREGLFREDLYRRLNVITVSLPPLRDHLEDIVSLTNHFLTQYCDRMGKRIKEITPDAWELLRHYHWPGNVRELANFIERAVVLSTRDRITSEDLPLTVLAGAPESPAGEAPRDFHETVVAYKRQVIRETLYRSGGNQSKAASALGLQRTDLARLIKELQIREKS; via the coding sequence ATGATCCCCAGTCATAGCAAGATCCTGATCGTGGACGATGACCCCGACATTCGGGAGGTGGTGCGTGATCGGCTGAAGGCCATGGGGTTCGAGGTCGTGGAGGCAGAAGATGGTGTGCAGGCGCTGACGCGGCTGAGAGAGAACTCGCTGACCATCACCCTCCTTGATCTTATGATGCCGAAGAAGAGTGGCCTCGAGGTGCTGAAGGCGATCCGCGATGAGGGGATCGAGACGACAACTATCGTAATGACCTCGTATGGCACCATCGATAAGGCCGTGGAGGCGATGCGGGCCGGCGCGTACGACTTCTTGACCAAACCGTTTAGCCCGGGGCATCTGGAAGTGGTTATCGGCAAGGCGCTAGAACGGGAGGCGTTGAAGCGGGACAACCTCCTACTGTCAGGGGAGGTCAGGGGACAAGATCGGCCGATCATCGGGCACAGCCCGTCGATCCTGAATGCCATCGAGGCCGCCAAACGAGCGGCGGCCAGAAGTTCTACGATTCTCCTGCAGGGGGAGACTGGAACCGGCAAGGAGGTATTCGCGAGAGCTATCCATCAATGGAGCCAGCGGCGGGATCAGCCCTTTGTGGTGGTGAACTGCGTGGCAGTATCGGAAGATCTGCTTGAGAGCGATTTGTTCGGGCATGAGCGCGGAGCCTTTACGGGCGCGCACCAGCGCAAGCGCGGGAAGCTGGAGCTGGCCGACGGCGGGACGGCCTTCCTCGATGAGATCGGCGATCTGAAGCCGCACCTACAGGCAAAGCTGCTCCGTGTCCTTCAAGAGCACGAGTTTGAGCGGGTCGGCGGGACGAGGCCGATACGGGTCGACCTCCGCTTCGTTGCCGCCACGAATCGCCGCATGGACAAGGCGATCCGCGAGGGGTTGTTCCGTGAGGATCTCTACCGCCGTCTCAATGTCATTACCGTCTCGCTCCCCCCACTCCGAGACCACCTGGAGGACATTGTCTCCCTCACCAATCACTTCCTCACCCAATACTGCGACCGCATGGGAAAGCGAATTAAGGAGATCACTCCGGACGCATGGGAGTTACTGCGACACTACCACTGGCCAGGCAATGTGAGAGAGCTGGCGAATTTTATCGAGCGGGCCGTTGTCCTGAGTACCCGCGATCGGATCACCTCGGAAGACCTCCCACTGACTGTCCTTGCCGGCGCACCGGAGTCGCCTGCTGGAGAAGCGCCTCGCGACTTCCATGAAACTGTGGTGGCTTACAAACGACAGGTCATCCGGGAGACCCTGTACCGCTCAGGAGGCAATCAATCGAAGGCTGCGAGCGCCCTTGGCCTGCAGCGGACCGACCTTGCCCGCCTGATCAAAGAACTACAGATCCGCGAGAAGAGCTGA
- a CDS encoding DUF4139 domain-containing protein, translating into MNVRSILTIVATLALALPAQADDEGVALTIYNQSFGVVREKRGVEIKDKLGVVRFTNVAAQIDGTSVQFKSLTDPAARVLEQNYEYDLVSADKLLHKYIDKQIAVLTKDGSRYSGNLMSFDANQLVIRQYGEKGEIVMVQRGDNVKDIQFGALPEGLIAKPTLVWKLATEKPGTHLVEVAYQTGGLNWQASYNAVLNAKDTGLDLGGWVTINNTSGATYKDARLKLIAGDVRRVQPPSRAYAIKGAMAMEAAAAPQFEEKAFFEYHLYTLQRPSTVADNQTKQIELLKAADVPVKKVLLYEGAPQFRFYGGLHTSAEYGSQEFNKKVNIIIEVKNSKDNHMGMALPKGKVRLYKRDEADAALEFIGEDEIDHTPKDETIKLHIGDAFDVVGERKRTDFRVDSGRHVMTESFEIRIRNHKDEPVDVLVKETLYRGNNWEITASSHKWTKFDSGTIHFPITVAKDGERVVTYTVRYTW; encoded by the coding sequence ATGAATGTGCGTTCAATCCTGACAATTGTAGCCACGCTCGCGCTGGCGTTACCGGCACAGGCGGACGATGAAGGCGTCGCGCTGACGATCTACAATCAGAGCTTCGGGGTCGTGCGCGAGAAACGAGGCGTCGAGATCAAGGACAAGCTTGGCGTGGTCCGGTTCACGAACGTGGCGGCGCAGATTGACGGCACGAGCGTGCAATTCAAATCGCTCACCGATCCCGCCGCGCGTGTGCTGGAGCAGAACTACGAGTATGACCTCGTCTCCGCGGACAAGCTCCTGCACAAATACATCGACAAACAGATCGCGGTGCTCACCAAGGACGGCTCGCGCTATTCCGGCAACCTGATGAGCTTCGACGCGAACCAACTCGTCATCCGGCAGTACGGGGAGAAGGGCGAGATCGTGATGGTGCAGCGCGGCGACAACGTCAAAGACATCCAGTTTGGCGCGTTACCGGAAGGATTGATTGCGAAGCCGACGCTGGTGTGGAAGCTCGCGACAGAGAAACCAGGCACGCATCTCGTCGAGGTCGCCTATCAGACCGGCGGCTTGAACTGGCAGGCCTCTTACAACGCCGTGCTCAACGCCAAGGATACCGGGCTGGACCTCGGCGGCTGGGTGACAATCAACAACACGTCCGGCGCGACCTATAAGGACGCGAGGCTCAAACTTATTGCCGGAGACGTGCGCCGGGTCCAGCCGCCGTCTCGCGCATACGCCATAAAAGGCGCGATGGCGATGGAAGCGGCCGCAGCGCCACAATTCGAGGAAAAAGCGTTCTTCGAGTATCACCTGTACACGCTGCAACGGCCCAGCACGGTCGCCGACAACCAAACGAAGCAGATCGAATTGCTTAAGGCGGCGGACGTACCGGTCAAGAAGGTGTTGCTCTACGAGGGCGCGCCGCAATTCCGGTTCTACGGTGGACTGCACACGTCGGCGGAGTATGGCAGCCAGGAGTTCAACAAGAAGGTCAACATCATCATCGAGGTCAAGAACTCGAAGGACAATCACATGGGCATGGCACTGCCGAAGGGCAAGGTGCGACTCTACAAACGCGACGAGGCCGATGCGGCGCTGGAATTCATCGGCGAAGACGAGATTGATCACACGCCGAAGGACGAGACGATCAAGCTGCACATCGGCGACGCGTTCGACGTCGTCGGCGAACGCAAGCGCACCGATTTCCGCGTGGACAGCGGCCGGCACGTCATGACCGAGAGCTTCGAGATTCGCATTCGCAACCACAAAGACGAACCCGTGGACGTGCTCGTCAAAGAGACGCTCTATCGCGGGAACAACTGGGAGATCACCGCGTCGAGCCACAAGTGGACCAAATTCGACTCCGGCACCATCCACTTCCCGATCACCGTAGCCAAAGACGGCGAGCGGGTCGTGACGTACACGGTGAGATATACGTGGTGA
- a CDS encoding type II toxin-antitoxin system PemK/MazF family toxin, with amino-acid sequence MGMEVKRFEVYLVNLDPTVGSEIKKSRPCLIISPDELNRFIATVIVAPMTTKGRDYPSRVSCVSQGKQAQIVLDQIRTVDKSRLVKRLGKVGPQTQSAVFSTLAELFS; translated from the coding sequence ATGGGAATGGAAGTGAAACGGTTTGAAGTCTATCTGGTAAACCTGGACCCTACTGTTGGAAGCGAGATCAAGAAGAGTCGCCCCTGTCTGATCATCTCGCCGGACGAATTAAACCGTTTCATTGCCACAGTCATAGTTGCCCCAATGACCACGAAGGGGCGAGATTATCCCTCTCGGGTTTCTTGTGTTTCCCAAGGCAAGCAAGCCCAGATTGTTCTCGACCAGATTCGAACTGTCGACAAATCAAGATTGGTGAAAAGATTGGGGAAAGTTGGGCCGCAAACACAGTCGGCGGTTTTCTCGACTTTGGCGGAACTGTTTTCGTGA
- a CDS encoding AbrB/MazE/SpoVT family DNA-binding domain-containing protein, with the protein MKASIVRIGNSQGIRIPKVVLEQTHLSGEVELQVGDRQIIIRSVKKPREGWAEKFRAMAARGDDKLLDADAASQTSWDKEEWEWK; encoded by the coding sequence ATGAAGGCAAGCATCGTTCGCATCGGTAATTCCCAAGGCATTAGAATCCCCAAAGTGGTGTTGGAGCAGACCCATCTGAGTGGCGAGGTTGAGCTTCAGGTTGGGGACCGCCAGATTATCATTCGCTCAGTGAAAAAGCCGCGCGAAGGCTGGGCGGAAAAGTTCCGGGCCATGGCGGCAAGGGGCGATGACAAGTTGTTGGATGCGGATGCGGCTAGCCAGACTTCCTGGGATAAGGAAGAATGGGAATGGAAGTGA